A window from Malania oleifera isolate guangnan ecotype guangnan chromosome 7, ASM2987363v1, whole genome shotgun sequence encodes these proteins:
- the LOC131160113 gene encoding 5-oxoprolinase 1 → MGSVNEQKLRFCIDRGGTFTDVYAEIPGQHEGRVMKLLSVDPSNYDDAPVEGIRRILEEFTGEKIPRTSKIPTDKIEWIRMGTTVATNALLERKGERIAVCVTRGFRDLLQIGNQARPNIFDLTVSKPSNLYEEVIEVDERVELVLGNEETDPDFSASVFKGISGELVRVVKPLDEKTLELSLKGLLERGIRCLAVVLMHSYTYPQHEMCLEKLAVRLGFRHVSLSSALTPMVRAVPRGLTASVDAYLTPVIKEYLSGFISKFDEGLGKVNVLFMQSDGGLAPESRFSGHKAVLSGPAGGVVGYSQTLFGLETEKPLIGFDMGGTSTDVSRYAGTFEQVLETQIAGAIIQAPQLDINTVAAGGGSKLKFQFGAFRVGPESVGAHPGPVCYRKGGKLAVTDANLILGFVIPDFFPSIFGPNEDQPLDITATRDEFKKLAVQINSYRKSQDSSAKDMTVEEIALGFVDVANETMCRPIRQLTEMKGHETRNHTLACFGGAGPQHACAIARSLGMKEVLIHRFCGILSAYGMGLADVIEEGQEPYSAVYAPESLLEASRREATLLKLVKQKLQDQGFKEENITTETYLNLRYEGTDTAIMVKRKINEDGLEFDFAEEFVRLFQQEYGFKLQKRNILICDVRIRGIGVTNILKPRALVPASGTPKFEGHYKVYFQNGWHSTPLFKLENLGYGHTMPGPAVIMNGNSTVIVEPKCKAIITKYGNIKIEIESNLSTVKVAENVADVVKLSIFNHRFMGIAEQMGRTLQRTSISTNIKERLDFSCALFGPDGGLVANAPHVPVHLGAMSSTVRWQLKYWGKNLNEGDVLISNHPCAGGSHLPDITVITPVFDNGKLVFFVASRGHHAEIGGITPGSMPPFSKYLWEEGAAIKAFKLVEKGVFQEEGIIKLLKFPCSDESTHNIPGTRRLQDNLSDLHAQVAANQRGISLIKELIEQYGLDTVQAYMTYVQKNAEEAVREMLRSVASSVSSQVAKCGEGDFVTIEEEDYMDDGSTIHLNLTINCEKGEAVFDFSGTSPEVYGNWNAPEAVTAAAVIYCLRCLVDVDIPLNQGCLAPVKIHIPSGSFLSPSDEAAVVGGNVLTSQRITDVVLTAFQACACSQGCMNNLTFGDDTFGYYETIGGGCGAGPNWDGTSGVQCHMTNTRMTDPEIFEQRYPVILHKFGLRENSGGGGLHRGGDGLVREIEFRHPVVVSILSERRVHAPRGLKGGKDGAHGVNYLITKNKRRVYLGGKNTIEVQAGEVLQILTPGGGGWGSPL, encoded by the coding sequence ATGGGGAGTGTGAATGAACAGAAACTCAGGTTTTGCATCGACAGAGGGGGCACATTCACGGATGTTTATGCCGAAATCCCCGGTCAGCATGAAGGCCGAGTAATGAAACTTTTGTCTGTTGACCCTTCTAACTACGATGATGCTCCGGTTGAGGGGATTCGGAGGATTCTCGAAGAATTTACAGGGGAAAAAATTCCCCGGACTTCGAAAATCCCCACAGATAAGATAGAGTGGATAAGGATGGGTACTACAGTGGCAACAAATGCACTTCTGGAGCGGAAAGGGGAGAGAATTGCTGTGTGTGTAACTAGAGGCTTCAGGGATCTGCTGCAGATTGGTAACCAGGCTCGCCCAAACATCTTTGACCTCACTGTTTCAAAACCTTCCAATCTTTATGAGGAAGTAATAGAGGTTGATGAGAGAGTTGAGCTTGTTCTTGGCAATGAGGAAACGGATCCAGATTTTTCTGCATCTGTATTCAAGGGCATTTCCGGCGAGCTTGTCCGGGTTGTGAAGCCACTGGATGAGAAAACTTTAGAACTTTCATTGAAAGGTCTGTTGGAGAGGGGAATTCGCTGTTTAGCTGTTGTGTTAATGCATTCTTATACATACCCCCAGCATGAAATGTGTTTGGAAAAGTTAGCTGTGAGGTTGGGCTTTAGACATGTTTCCTTGTCTTCAGCTTTGACGCCTATGGTTCGAGCAGTTCCAAGGGGTCTAACAGCAAGTGTGGATGCATATTTAACCCCGGTAATTAAAGAATATCTGTCAGGGTTTATATCCAAATTTGATGAAGGGCTGGGGAAGGTGAATGTTTTGTTTATGCAATCGGATGGAGGGCTCGCACCAGAAAGTAGATTTTCTGGGCATAAAGCGGTTCTGTCAGGTCCTGCAGGTGGTGTTGTTGGTTACTCGCAGACTCTTTTTGGGCTTGAAACAGAAAAGCCTCTAATTGGGTTTGACATGGGTGGTACATCTACAGACGTGAGCCGCTATGCAGGTACTTTTGAGCAAGTTTTAGAAACTCAGATTGCTGGAGCCATAATTCAAGCACCTCAGCTTGACATAAACACTGTCGCTGCTGGAGGTGGATCAAAGTTGAAGTTCCAGTTTGGGGCTTTCCGGGTGGGTCCAGAATCTGTGGGTGCTCACCCAGGTCCAGTGTGTTATCGGAAAGGAGGGAAATTAGCTGTTACAGATGCAAATCTTATTTTGGGGTTTGTTATTCCTGATTTTTTTCCTTCAATCTTTGGCCCTAATGAGGATCAGCCTTTAGATATCACAGCAACAAGGGATGAATTCAAGAAGCTTGCAGTGCAAATAAATTCATACAGGAAGAGCCAGGATTCATCAGCGAAGGACATGACAGTAGAGGAGATTGCACTGGGATTTGTGGATGTTGCCAATGAGACAATGTGCCGTCCAATTCGGCAGTTAACGGAGATGAAAGGACATGAGACTAGGAACCATACTCTTGCTTGCTTTGGAGGTGCTGGGCCGCAGCATGCCTGTGCTATTGCCAGGTCCTTGGGAATGAAAGAGGTATTAATTCATAGGTTCTGTGGGATTTTAAGTGCATATGGAATGGGACTGGCAGATGTAATAGAAGAGGGACAGGAGCCATATTCTGCTGTTTATGCACCTGAATCGCTCCTCGAGGCCTCTCGTAGAGAAGCTACTTTATTGAAGCTGGTCAAGCAGAAGCTGCAAGATCAAGGGTTCAAGGAGGAAAACATTACAACTGAAACATATTTAAATTTGAGGTATGAGGGTACAGATACTGCCATCATggtaaagagaaaaataaatgaagatgGATTGGAATTTGATTTTGCAGAAGAATTTGTGAGGCTTTTCCAGCAAGAGTATGGATTCAAACTACAGAAGAGGAACATCCTGATATGTGATGTTAGAATTCGTGGTATAGGAGTTACTAATATTTTGAAACCACGAGCTCTTGTACCTGCTTCAGGTACCCCTAAGTTTGAAGGGCATTACAAGGTTTACTTTCAGAATGGCTGGCACAGCACACCTTTATTCAAGCTTGAGAATCTTGGGTATGGTCATACAATGCCTGGCCCAGCAGTTATCATGAATGGTAATAGTACTGTGATAGTAGAACCCAAGTGCAAAGCTATTATAACCAAATAtggaaatattaaaattgaaattgaatcaaATCTAAGCACCGTGAAAGTAGCAGAAAATGTTGCAGATGTTGTTAAGCTCTCAATATTCAATCACAGATTTATGGGTATTGCTGAGCAGATGGGACGGACGCTACAAAGGACATCCATATCAACAAATATCAAGGAACGGCTGGATTTCTCTTGTGCTCTTTTTGGTCCTGATGGAGGACTAGTTGCCAATGCGCCTCATGTGCCTGTCCACCTTGGTGCTATGTCCAGTACAGTTAGATGGCAACTCAAGTACTGGGGCAAAAATTTGAATGAAGGAGATGTTTTAATCTCCAATCATCCATGTGCTGGAGGTAGCCATCTCCCTGATATAACCGTCATTACGCCTGTTTTTGATAATGGAAAACTGGTATTTTTTGTGGCTAGCAGAGGGCATCATGCAGAGATTGGGGGTATTACTCCAGGAAGTATGCCTCCTTTCTCTAAGTACTTATGGGAGGAAGGAGCTGCCATTAAAGCGTTCAAGCTTGTGGAAAAGGGGGTTTTTCAAGAAGAAGGAATTATCAAACTTCTCAAGTTCCCTTGTTCTGATGAATCAACTCATAACATCCCAGGAACCCGCAGGCTTCAAGACAATTTATCAGACCTTCATGCACAAGTAGCTGCCAACCAGAGAGGAATTTCCCTTATCAAAGAGCTTATTGAACAGTATGGTTTGGACACAGTTCAGGCTTATATGACCTATGTGCAGAAGAATGCAGAAGAGGCAGTCAGAGAGATGCTCAGATCAGTTGCTTCTAGTGTTTCATCTCAGGTGGCTAAGTGTGGAGAGGGTGATTTCGTAACCATTGAAGAAGAAGATTACATGGATGATGGGTCTACCATTCATCTGAATCTTACAATCAATTGTGAGAAGGGGGAAGCAGTCTTTGATTTTTCTGGGACCAGCCCTGAAGTTTATGGGAATTGGAATGCTCCGGAAGCAGTGACAGCTGCAGCAGTCATATACTGCCTACGCTGTTTGGTTGATGTTGATATTCCTCTCAATCAAGGTTGTTTGGCCCCTGTTAAAATCCATATTCCATCAGGTTCATTCCTTTCTCCTAGTGATGAGGCTGCTGTAGTAGGGGGTAACGTTCTGACATCTCAGAGAATAACGGATGTTGTGCTCACCGCATTTCAGGCATGTGCTTGTTCTCAGGGATGTATGAATAATCTCACTTTTGGGGATGATACTTTTGGCTATTATGAAACAATTGGAGGTGGATGTGGTGCTGGTCCCAACTGGGACGGGACCAGTGGAGTCCAGTGCCATATGACAAATACCCGTATGACCGATCCCGAGATTTTTGAGCAGAGGTATCCAGTTATTTTGCACAAATTTGGGCTCAGAGAGAACAGTGGTGGAGGTGGACTTCATAGAGGGGGAGATGGACTTGTGCGAGAGATAGAGTTCAGACACCCAGTGGTGGTGAGTATTCTTTCGGAGAGGCGCGTTCATGCACCGAGAGGATTAAAAGGAGGAAAAGATGGTGCTCATGGGGTTAATTACCTTATCACAAAAAATAAACGGAGGGTATATCTTGGAGGGAAAAACACAATTGAGGTGCAGGCAGGGGAAGTTCTTCAGATTTTAACTCCTGGTGGTGGTGGATGGGGCTCTCCTCTTTGA